Part of the Firmicutes bacterium HGW-Firmicutes-1 genome, TTGGTGATGCTTTTGCCAGATGACCTCCAACAAAACTTCTTCTACCTTTAATATGAAAGAATTCATGCATAGCATATGTCCAAACTCTATTAAAGCCTGAAATTGTGAATAGGTATAACATATTAATCATATGCTTAACAAACATTGCAATCCAGCCTGATAGTGCCATTGGATTTTTTGCTCCTAAATTAGCAACCCCATATCTTGATCCAACCGATACCATAAACCCTCTAATGTTTGACTTAAATGCCTCTTTTTCTTTACCATAAATGTCTGCATGAATATTATGAACAGCTGTTTCAGCCGTTTGATGTGCCGCTTCAACTATTTGAGGAACACTTTTTCCATCTTCTTCAAAATATGAATTATCTCCTATAAAATAGACACTCTCGTGATCAACAGATTGCATATATTCATTGACCTTAGCTCTTCCTCTAGGACCAACGGATACCCCTAATTTTCCTACAAACTCACTACTTTGAACTCCCGCTGCCCAAATAACAGTATGGCTTGATATTTCTTCACCGGTACCGATCTTTAAACCGTTAGTAGAAACAGCAGACAATGGGCTGTTGAGAAATACTTCAATCTTTAATCTTTTTAATTTCCTTAAAGCTTTATTTGCAAGACCTTCTGGAAATGTTGGTAAAATTCTACCTAGTGCATCCATTATTACCAAGCGAACCTCATTAAGGTCAATATTATATTCCTTACATAATTGACGCTTCCATTCTCCAAGCTCACCAATCATTTCTACACCTGTAAAGCCAGCTCCAACAACAACAAAAGTTAATAACTCTTTTCTTTTATCTATGTTTTTTTCTTTCGAAGCTAATCTAAACATATCTCGTATGTGTTCTCGAATTTTTACTGCATCCTCAAAAGACCAAAGTGAAAAAGCGTTTTCTTTTACTCCTTCAATCCCAAAACAGCATGGCTCAGCACCAGCTCCAATGATTAAATAATCATATGAATATGATTCATCCTTTGAAGAAATAACCTTACTATTGAAATCAACCTTTACAATCTCGTCAAGAACTACATCTACTTTTCTTCCAGCAAATATTTGTTTTAAGTCAACTTTAACTGAATCTTCTTCTGTTCGGCTTCCTGCAACTTCGTGTAATTCAGTCATTAAAGTGTGATACGGCTTCTTATCTATTAAAGTAATAGATACACTGTCTTCTTTCTTGAATTTTTTGTGTAATAGCTTGCCAGCAAAAGTGCCTGCATAACCACCACCTAAAATGACAATTCTTTTTTCATCCATGGCTTGCCTCCTATAATGCATTAATATAAAAAATGTCAGAACAATTTAGCCGATTCTATTAACCCAGCTCTTTCATTTTATCATTTAATAGGACAAATTTCAAGGTTTATTGATAATCATTTTCATATTCATAGATAATACTTAAAATCCTCTCATTCTCCTCTATGTGTTAATCACCTTTACTAATTTTACCCAATAGTACATTCAATAAAACTACCTATTATTACTAGATACAGAAAAACGGCATGTATGGTAAAATTCTAGCTGCTAACATGCCGCTTTTCCAATATTTATGCAGAACATATCATTGTTACAGAAAATCGGCTAGTTATAGTAAAACTCTAGTTCCAAAGATATAAAATGTATAGCATTTCATCTTTATTTTAGTCGAAATATAGTATATAATAAAGCAAATACTAAGGTAAAGGTGACAAACTTGGAAACGTGCCGTATGGAAGAGAAAATTTGCCGAAAACGTAGCTTAAAAAGAAGAATCAGAAAAATGATGAACTTCACTAATTTTTTAAGCGTTCTTCTTACCTGCTTACTTATGATAGTTACAATTGGGTTTGTTGTTCAATTTTTGGGTGGTAGCTTTCTTAATTACTCTGCAATTCAGCTTTCTCAAGTAATCAAAAAAGAAATGGCTGAAGATACTACTGAGGAGCTCATACAATATTTAAATGAAATCAATCCAAGAGATAACACATTTTTTTATATGGATAACGGAAAACCCATAGAGGTTGGCAAGGATGAGCTATTACCTTCCAACTTCCTTGGTATAGACATGAAAAGTGTTAATGGCGTCGAGTTTAAGGTTTGGAAAGACAATCGTGTTATTTTCGACTCTATAACGAAAAAAGAATATGAAAACCTTGAAAAGCTACAAAGCACTCATTTTTTAATTCACATTTTATCGCAGGAGGTTGTTAGAGATATCACTGATGACAACGGCCAAGTAATTGGTAAGGTTGGTGTAAGACCAAATCCACTCATCATTGTTTTTCTATATTTTGCTATTTTTGTGCTTGGGTTATTCTTATTGATTATTAACTCAATTATTCTTAAAATAATAACAACTATTTTGTCGAACATTGTTACCAAGCCTTTGGTAAAATTAAATATAGAAATGCTCAAGCTAGCAGATGGCAATATAGAGGATGCCTTGGATCACGAATTAGAAATGAAGAAGCCCGTATTAGAAGTAAAAAATCTAATAGACTCCACTAATAAAATTATGTCAAGAATTCATGAATACACTGACTTATTGGCTTCACAAAACGAAGAATTAGAAGCGCAAACAGATGAATTGGCGGCTCAAAAGGATGAGCTTGAAGCGCAGAATACTACCTTAGCTGAACGTGGAGATAGCTTAAAGTCAATGAACGCAGCCTACATTAATCGTACAATGAAACTGCAAAATCTACTCAATAATGTTGGCCAGGGCTTCTTAACCTTTGGCAAAGATCAAAGAATCAATCCAGAGTATAGCTACGAATGTGAAAGGATGCTCTCTTCTGATGTTATAAAACACATTGGGGGAAAGAAAATTACAGAAACTCTATTCGTCAACCAGCAAGACGACTTTATTGAAGAACTGTTCCAAAAAATATTTTTAGCTGATGCAAATCAAAAGCAATTGTTTTTATCCTTACTACCTGAGGAACTTACCTTAAATGATCGTATTTTAGATATAGAATATAAACTCGTTATTGACGAACTGCAAAATGAATTGGTTCTCATCATTCTGACAGATATTACGCATACAAGAATTCTAGAAATGAAAATGGATGAAGAAAGAAACAATCTACAAATGATTGTAAAAGTTCTCCTAAACAGAGAGGAATTTATTGAACTGATCACTGAATATCAAGATTTTTCAAAAAAAGATATTCCATTTGCTTTAACAAATTATTACGAGGAAACTCTTAGAGAAATACATACTTATAAAGGGATTTTCAGCCAATACTATATGGAAAACACTACCTCGTATTTAAATGACCTTGAAAACATATTGTATGATGAAAAAGCAGTCCAAGCTCTGACAAGCTTATCTTACAATGACTTAACGAGTAACCTTGATAAAGATATTACAACAATTGAAAACTATATTGGTAATGAATTTTTATATCGTGACGGTGTTTATTCAATTAATGAAGAAAAAGTGGAAGAAATTGAAAGTAAAATCAGATCCTTACTTCCACCTTCAGAATACAAAAAAATCCAACCTATTGTAAAAAGCATACGCTATAAGTCAATTAAAGAAATATTGAAAACTTATCCTGACTATACCATTAAATTAAGTGAGCGTTTAAACAAATCAATTCAAGCCTTTGCTATTGAGGGTGATGACATCTATGTTGATCCACGTGCATACCAAGATTTTACCAAAACTCTAGTTCACTTGTTTAGAAATTGTGTTGATCATGGCATAGAAACAGAAGATGAGCGAATGGAATCAGCAAAGCCATTGGTTGCCTCGATTAAATGTCATGTTACAGAACTAGATGAAGGCTTTGAAATAATCATACGTGATGATGGTCAAGGTATAAATCCCTTAAATCTAATAGAAAACGCATTAAATAAAGGGTTAACCACCCAAAAAGATATCGATAAAATGTCTGAGTCTGATATTTTAAACTTGATATTCGTTGATGGATTAACTACGAAAGAAGCAGTGACAGCCATTTCAGGCCGTGGTGTGGGACTTGCTGCAGCAAAAAATGCAGTCGAGCGTTTAAATGGTTCTATTAGTATACAATCGACTTTAGGTCTAGGTACAGAATTCAAAATATGGTTACCCAATATCACTTCACAAGACTTAAATAAGTCAACTCCTAAAAATCTGTTGACTCATATTCATAATGTAACAAAATGCTTCCTAAAGGATTTTCAAATTGATTTAGGTAATCATCATCTAGTAATTACAGACCAAATTAATTTAAAGAAAATCAGCTCTTTAATTACGATTAAAGGTGCTATGGATGCAATTTTAATTATCAGCATTGATGAAATATTAGGCAAAATGCTCGTGGATGCATTTATGATTGAGCAAATAAATTGTGATGATTTGCCCTGCTATATCGAAGATGTCCTTGGCGAAATATCTAATACGATATTAGGTAATGTTGTTGGTAATATTGAACAAGAAGGCATTTTTCTAACAATTGGCGTCCCTGCATTGATTACAAATAAAGAAGCATATGTAAAATATTCCGAATCACAAATATATAGTATGGAATATGATGACTCCCTTTCAATCAGTTTACTCATGTTAGATTCTTTTCATT contains:
- a CDS encoding 6-phosphogluconate dehydrogenase: MDEKRIVILGGGYAGTFAGKLLHKKFKKEDSVSITLIDKKPYHTLMTELHEVAGSRTEEDSVKVDLKQIFAGRKVDVVLDEIVKVDFNSKVISSKDESYSYDYLIIGAGAEPCCFGIEGVKENAFSLWSFEDAVKIREHIRDMFRLASKEKNIDKRKELLTFVVVGAGFTGVEMIGELGEWKRQLCKEYNIDLNEVRLVIMDALGRILPTFPEGLANKALRKLKRLKIEVFLNSPLSAVSTNGLKIGTGEEISSHTVIWAAGVQSSEFVGKLGVSVGPRGRAKVNEYMQSVDHESVYFIGDNSYFEEDGKSVPQIVEAAHQTAETAVHNIHADIYGKEKEAFKSNIRGFMVSVGSRYGVANLGAKNPMALSGWIAMFVKHMINMLYLFTISGFNRVWTYAMHEFFHIKGRRSFVGGHLAKASPNFWLFPLRLFLGVMWLIEGLNKIPRVLKNPNDIFLIPQPVVDGATAASAAWEGAAEEAVAEVIALPVPEFIESIVAKSMEMFFYTPDGGFTTLATIFQTGMVIAEIVVGLMLIGGLFTAFGSVLSIFMCLMIWSSGMAPEELLWFGISAIALIGGSGSTLGLDYYVLPWLKGKWKKLGIVKKWYLYID